The following are from one region of the Ischnura elegans chromosome X, ioIscEleg1.1, whole genome shotgun sequence genome:
- the LOC124170505 gene encoding vitellogenin-A1-like has product MWSPLIVFLVVGLATAENAWKAGYEYKYQIKGRTLAALHQVADKYVGVVSRATLTLQPQNSDAVLARISDAQFSPVQASLPGGWASRIPEKELNYKSLPLSSKPFQIKFKNGVVDELVVSKDLSNPEVNLIKSVVSQLQVDTRGENEIKWPRGSQAPKRPSESVFRAMEDTVTGKCEVMYDISPLPMYATQVNPELAPMPELRGDGILMDIAKTKNFSNCDKRVAYHYGITGLTDWEPADNEMGHFFSRSGVSRIVISGSLKEYTIQSSVTVNKVILSPALYNAQKGMVVSRMNVTLISRRSSSGSPPSVPNPQRVNDLVYDYNDPFPSEHSSSSAKSPIKGNKSSESESQSSSSSENDSSDSQSNSQESGSSSSDSSESVERPGHKRQIPKRFRRSAPQQKNKNASSGSSSSSSENDSSDSVSNGDGSSSSESSSESQNSSNDSSSDSSSSSSSSSSSSSSSSSSCSSGSSSSDSDSTSSDSNESDSNCSDSSSSSSSSSSESGSVSSASSSSSSSSSSSEEHNPRPGMNKAPKIPLLPYFIGYEGNAIPTSKDIEPVSAVKKLCSQIASELQHPSSIPQKDTLSKFAIVVRLVRTMNAEQLQKAVSQIYAPIKSSGENPWTVLRDALAAAGTGPCLTTIKDLIKSRKIATEEAAEIFATLAASARTPTAEFLKALFALATSPEVTKQPLLNSTAILSFANLARKAQVNNVTAHNLYPVHAFGRLSPINPKAVAEEYIPYMAKHLRAAVKDGDSHKIQVYIRALGNLGHPKILSVFEPYLEGKEPMSTFQRTLMVTSLNKLAKVFPQVARRVLFNVYQNVGESHEVRCAAVLVLMRTAPPAFMLQRMAEFTNRDPSLQVTAVVKSAIQSAAALQGPHHHEFKMNAKAAANLLNPKPLGIHYSRQYLQSYMVKEMGLAYRRELSWIGSSDGLLPSSAFISTRYNVGGWKSQNMALAMMTSSFNDLVDAVSDQFEDSESSNSGKHSSKSGKKSSGSGSGSHSPFTTEKIAEMLNIEPSDDEQVEGNLLVRYMGTSRFFTFDNTTIENLPSLLKAAASALRSGHKFNYNKLYNQFSLTLAFPTETGLPFVYSIKKPTYVSLRGEVQAKTHPDMASGSHDSIRVPETINSTASLQFVYSTRMTAKISFVAPMTHTRYIAGVQKNIQVNVPIKATFDLDAENAEASVTLQPLYNNREAQIFHYSTIPYTAKHNILDLTPVSQGSYFKPIHVRDPMQMETTVGKDSTGFAFRVKYATEQKYVDYQYLYEKAQRHDAMSLFLYPWAERTIKYNNINVVFDPQRSNSKSVTFTASYDDNSDDSQSSHSSSDSNESDSESNESRAHNAKSSSGKRAGSSSSSMASPSTSKPVSEKRQQEFLRRASSGIKNASASVLDLAVEFNGNKNIAYVATAAYASSEVDDTSRALFYFYKSPTYGNSKPYEVCAAAKGIYPNVPLMNFGKALMANPTSYVSSEISFGEKCGSGAAQISISAKGEQSQERKQYIRRSPMAQKCMSLMQSGSYLQPACRNITARANFLDSYSVNIQYEKLPVAFKNFTYKAYSVARYLGYPYLDENTINVHNKEGKITVDVDFESDLKAANVSLSAPSFDADFDLVRINPCARPLAVQHPSWNAADRFLTYALHAQWTASCGLDRDSVSTFDNKTYPIHLGKCWHVMMTAQPEDDDSSSSSSNNNPTADVTVLARDASSHEKEVKVILGDDVFDLKPSGSSSSKKSSESGDADGVVYFNQKQRSVSDRKINYVADSDGEMLAFWYALPSGALIFEAPQHEIAIMYNGEAAWLEAGSTYRGDVLGLCGTYDSEPATDFTSPKSCILEQPKMFAASWAVPDQTCQGEAKELQRRAASAPCFNQTFTPHDVITEEDANSGYSSSRSSKSSRSSNSQSGRSSSSSSNSGCTQHRTKIIEQGSQTCFSMRPLPTCANNCRATGKVEKSVDVHCVANSSASRHFVEMVKKGANPDFSRKEVSKTIKINVPQGCTSN; this is encoded by the exons TTGGGCTGGCTACGGCCGAAAATG CCTGGAAAGCTGGATACGAATACAAGTACCAGATCAAGGGCAGGACTCTGGCCGCTCTCCACCAAGTGGCCGACAAGTATGTTGGCGTGGTGAGCCGAGCCACCCTCACCCTCCAGCCTCAGAATTCTGACGCCGTCCTTGCCAGG ATCTCCGACGCCCAGTTCTCTCCGGTGCAAGCTTCCCTTCCCGGAGGATGGGCTTCCAGGATCCCGGAGAAGGAGCTCAACTACAAGTCGCTCCCGCTCTCCAGCAAGCCGTTCCAGATTAAGTTCAAGAACGGAGTT GTGGACGAGCTGGTCGTGAGCAAGGACCTCTCCAACCCAGAGGTGAACCTCATCAAGAGCGTCGTGAGTCAACTGCAGGTGGACACCCGCGGAGAAAACGAGATCAAATGGCCTCGTGGCAGTCAGGCTCCCAAGAGGCCCAGCGAAAGCGTTTTCCGCGCTATGGAG GATACCGTCACCGGTAAGTGCGAGGTCATGTACGACATTTCGCCCCTTCCGATGTACGCCACCCAAGTGAACCCGGAACTCGCCCCAATGCCCGAGCTCCGTGGAGATGGCATTCTTATGGACATCGCCAAGACCAAGAACTTCAGCAACTGCGACAAGAGAGTGGCCTACCACTACGGAATCACCGGACTCACCGACTGGGAGCCCGCCGACAACGAAATGGGACACTTCTTCTCA CGTTCCGGTGTCAGCAGGATTGTGATTTCTGGATCCCTCAAGGAATACACCATCCAGTCTTCCGTCACCGTCAACAAGGTCATCCTCAGCCCCGCCCTCTACAACGCCCAGAAAGGCATGGTGGTCAGCCGCATGAACGTCACCCTGATCTCCAGACGGTCCAGCTCTGGCTCCCCGCCATCCGTGCCCAACCCACAGCGCGTCAACGACCTCGTCTACGACTACAAcgatcccttcccctccgagCACAGCAGCAGCTCCGCTAAGAGCCCCATCAAGGGAAACAAATCCTCCGAAAGCGAGAGTCAATCAAGCTCCAGCAGCGAAAACGACAGCTCCGACAGTCAGAGCAACAGCCAGGAGAGCGGAAGTAGCAGCAGCGACAGCAGCGAAAGTGTCGAGAGGCCCGGACACAAGCGCCAGATCCCCAAGCGATTTCGTCGCTCCGCACCCCAGCAGAAGAACAAGAACGCCAGCAGCGGAAGCAGCAGTAGCAGCAGCGAGAACGACAGCTCCGACAGCGTGAGCAACGGCGatggcagcagcagcagcgagaGCAGCAGCGAAAGCCAGAACAGCAGCAACGACAGCAGCAGCGATAgcagcagcagcagtagcagtagcagcagcagcagcagcagtagcagcagCAGCTGCAGTAGCGGTAGCAGCAGCTCCGACAGTGACAGCACCAGCTCCGATAGCAATGAATCCGACAGTAACTGCTCCGACAGCTCAAGCAGTTCTAGCAGCTCGAGCAGCGAGTCCGGAAGCGTCAGCAGTGCTTCCAGCAGCTCCAGTTCCAGCTCCAGCTCCAGCGAAGAGCACAACCCCAGGCCCGGAATGAACAAGGCTCCCAAGATCCCACTCCTGCCCTACTTCATCGGCTACGAAGGAAACGCTATCCCCACTTCCAAGGACATCGAACCCGTCTCCGCCGTCAAGAAACTCTGCTCTCAAATCGCATCCGAGCTCCAGCACCCCAGCAGCATTCCTCAGAAGGACACCCTCTCAAAGTTCGCCATCGTCGTTCGCCTCGTGCGCACCATGAATGCCGAGCAGCTGCAGAAGGCCGTCTCTCAGATCTACGCTCCCATCAAGTCCTCCGGAGAAAACCCCTG GACCGTTCTCCGCGATGCCCTCGCCGCCGCCGGTACTGGACCCTGCCTCACCACCATCAAGGATTTGATCAAGTCCAGAAAGATCGCCACGGAGGAGGCCGCCGAGATCTTCGCCACCCTTGCCGCCAGCGCCAGGACCCCGACCGCTGAATTCCTCAAGGCGCTCTTC GCCCTGGCCACGAGCCCCGAAGTCACCAAGCAGCCCCTTCTCAACTCCACCGCCATCCTTTCCTTCGCCAACCTCGCCCGCAAGGCTCAGGTCAACAACGTCACGGCTCACAATCTCTACCCCGTCCACGCCTTCGGACGTCTCTCTCCCATCAACCCCAAGGCCGTCGCCGAGGAATACATCCCCTACATGGCTAAGCACCTGCGCGCCGCCGTCAAGGACGGAGACAGCCACAAGATCCAGGTTTACATCCGCGCTCTTGGAAATCTCGGCCACCCCAAGATCCTCAGCGTGTTCGAGCCCTACCTCGAAGGCAAGGAACCCATGTCCACCTTCCAGAGGACTCTCATGGTCACCTCTCTGAACAAGCTCGCCAAGGTGTTCCCTCAGGTCGCCCGCCGCGTCCTCTTCAACGTTTACCAGAACGTCGGAGAAAGCCATGAGGTGCGTTGCGCCGCTGTTCTCGTCCTCATGAGGACTGCTCCTCCCGCCTTCATGCTCCAGAGGATGGCTGAATTCACCAACAGGGACCCTAGCCTCCAAGTCACCGCCGTCGTCAAGTCAGCGATCCAGTCTGCCGCAGCCCTCCAGGGACCTCACCACCACGAATT CAAGATGAACGCCAAGGCCGCCGCCAACCTGCTCAATCCCAAGCCTCTCGGAATCCATTATTCCCGTCAGTACCTCCAGAGCTACATGGTCAAGGAGATGGGTCTCGCCTACAGGCGTGAGCTCAGTTGGATCGGAAGCTCCGACGGACTTCTCCCATCCAGCGCCTTCATTTCCACCCGCTACAACGTGGGAGGATGGAAATCACAGAACATGGCC CTCGCCATGATGACCTCCAGCTTCAACGACCTCGTCGACGCCGTCAGCGACCAATTCGAGGACTCCGAATCCTCCAACAGCGGAAAGCACAGCAGCAAGTCCGGAAAGAAGTCTTCTGGCAGCGGAAGTGGAAGCCACAGCCCCTTCACCACGGAGAAGATTGCCGAGATGCTGAACATCGAGCCCTCTGACGACGAGCAGGTGGAAGGAAACCTCCTCGTTCGCTACATGGGAACTAGCCGATTCTTCACCTTCGATAACACCACCATCGAAAATCTGCCATCCT TGCTCAAAGCCGCCGCCTCCGCTCTCCGCTCCGGGCATAAGTTCAACTACAACAAGCTGTACAACCAGTTCTCCTTGACCCTGGCCTTCCCCACCGAAACCGGTCTTCCGTTTGTCTACTCCATCAAGAAGCCCACCTACGTTTCCCTCAGGGGAGAAGTTCAAGCTAAGACCCACCCTGACATGGCCAGTGGATCCCACGACTCCATCAGGGTTCCCGAAACCATCAACTCCACCGCCAGTCTCCAATTCGT GTACTCTACTCGCATGACCGCCAAGATCAGCTTCGTGGCTCCCATGACCCACACCCGCTACATCGCCGGTGTTCAGAAGAACATCCAGGTCAATGTGCCCATTAAAGCCACTTTCGACCTTGATGCCGAAAACGCCGAGGCCTCCGTCACCCTGCAGCCCCTGTACAACAACCGCGAAGCACAGATCTTCCACTACAGCACCATCCCCTACACCGCCAAGCACAACATCCTTGACCTCACTCCCGTCAGCCAAGGAAGCTACTTCAAGCCCATCCACGTCCGTGACCCAATGCAG ATGGAAACCACCGTCGGCAAAGATTCCACTGGTTTCGCCTTCCGCGTTAAATACGCTACCGAGCAGAAGTACGTCGACTACCAATACCTCTACGAAAAGGCTCAGCGCCACGATGCCATGTCTCTCTTCCTTTACCCATGGGCCGAGAGGACCATCAAGTACAACAACATCAACGTCGTGTTCGACCCCCAGAGGAGCAACAGCAAATCCGTCACATTCACCGCCTCCTACG ATGACAACTCCGATGACTCCCAGTCATCCCACTCATCGTCCGACTCCAACGAATCCGACTCGGAATCCAACGAGAGCCGCGCCCACAATGCCAAGTCCAGCAGCGGCAAGAGAGCCGGATCCAGCAGCAGCTCCATGGCCAGCCCATCCACCTCCAAACCCGTCAGCGAAAAGAGACAGCAGGAATTCCTCAGGAGGGCCTCTTCCGGCATCAAAA ACGCCTCCGCTTCCGTCCTCGACCTTGCCGTCGAATTCAACGGCAACAAGAACATTGCCTACGTGGCCACCGCCGCCTATGCTTCCAGCGAAGTTGACGATACCAGCCGTGCTCTCTTCTATTTCTACAAGTCTCCCACCTACGGAAACTCCAAGCCTTACGAG GTGTGTGCTGCCGCTAAAGGAATTTACCCCAACGTGCCACTCATGAACTTTGGCAAGGCTCTCATGGCCAACCCCACCTCCTACGTCAGCTCTGAGATCAGCTTCGGAGAGAAGTGCGGATCCGGAGCTGCTCAAATCAGTATCTCG GCCAAGGGAGAACAGAGCCAGGAGAGGAAGCAATACATCCGCCGCAGCCCCATGGCACAGAAATGCATGTCCCTCATGCAGTCCGGAAGCTACCTCCAACCCGCTTGCCGCAACATCACCGCCAGGGCCAACTTCCTCGACTCATACAGCGTCAACATCCAGTACGAGAAG CTGCCCGTCGCTTTCAAGAACTTCACCTACAAGGCCTACTCCGTCGCCAGGTACCTCGGCTACCCATACCTCGACGAGAACACCATTAATGTTCACAACAAGGAAGGCAAGATCACCGTCGACGTCGACTTCGAGTCTGACTTGAAGGCAGCCAACGTTTCCCTCTCCGCCCCGTCCTTCGATGCCGACTTCGACCTCGTGCGCATCAACCCATGTGCCCGTCCCTTAGCCGTCCAGCACCCCAGCTGGAATGCTGCCGACCGCTTCCTTACCTACGCCCTCCACGCCCAGTGGACCG CCTCTTGCGGCTTGGACCGTGACTCCGTCTCCACTTTCGACAACAAGACCTACCCCATCCACCTTGGAAAATGCTGGCACGTCATGATGACCGCTCAGCCCGAAGACGACGACTCTTCCAGCTCCAGCAGCAACAACAACCCCACCGCCGATGTTACCGTCCTCGCCCGCGATGCCAGCTCTCACGAGAAG GAAGTCAAGGTTATCCTTGGTGACGACGTCTTCGACCTCAAGCCCTCTGGATCCTCCAGCTCCAAGAAGTCTTCCGAGAGCGGAGACGCCGACGGAGTCGTCTACTTCAACCAGAAGCAGCGCAGCGTGTCTGACCGTAAGATCAACTACGTCGCCGACTCTGACGGTGAAATGCTCGCTTTCTGGTACGCCCTGCCCAGTGGCGCCCTCATCTTCGAGGCTCCCCAACACGAGATCGCCATCATGTACAACGGAGAGGCCGCTTGGCTCGAG GCCGGCAGCACTTACCGCGGTGATGTCCTTGGTCTCTGCGGAACCTACGACAGTGAACCCGCCACCGACTTCACTTCTCCCAAGAGCTGCATTCTGGAGCAGCCCAAGATGTTCGCCGCCTCCTGGGCCGTCCCCGACCAGACCTGCCAGGGAGAAGCCAAGGAGTTGCAGCGCCGCGCTGCCTCGGCACCTTGCTTCAACCAGACCTTCACTCCTCACGACGTGATCACCGAAGAGGATGCCAACAGCGGATACTCCTCCTCCCGCTCCTCCAAATCCAGCCGCTCCTCCAACTCCCAGTCTGGAAGGTCCTCCAGTTCCAGCTCCAACTCCGGCTGCACCCAGCACCGCACCAAGATCATCGAGCAGGGAAGCCAGACCTGCTTCTCCATGCGACCACTGCCAACCTGTGCCAATAACTGCCGTGCCACCGGAAAGGTCGAGAAGAGC GTCGACGTCCACTGCGTTGCCAACTCTTCTGCAAGCCGCCACTTCGTGGAAATGGTGAAGAAGGGAGCCAACCCCGACTTCAGCCGTAAGGAAGTGAGCAAGACCATCAAAATCAACGTTCCTCAGGGATGCACCTCCAACTAA